A genome region from Schlesneria paludicola DSM 18645 includes the following:
- a CDS encoding ComEA family DNA-binding protein, translating into MSSPHTGERRAATDEQSVTDHLVRSVPNALSVPLKTEEDKPTSPTRSPSSPSPRELSGTALWLRRADQFLLGGLLIALLILLIIARWKLSGGGRTEIEVISQQPRAYFYAIDINRASWVEWAQLDGIGEKLARRIVQDRDENGPFKSIAEIGRVRGLGPKLIEKLQPFLRCLDVTSEPADQSP; encoded by the coding sequence ATGTCGTCACCGCACACTGGCGAGCGGAGAGCTGCTACCGACGAACAGTCGGTGACGGATCATCTCGTACGATCAGTTCCAAACGCACTTTCCGTTCCCCTGAAAACAGAGGAAGACAAACCCACCTCGCCAACGCGTTCCCCATCGAGTCCTTCCCCCCGTGAGCTCTCCGGTACGGCGCTCTGGCTGCGGCGGGCCGATCAGTTTCTGCTGGGTGGATTGCTGATCGCTCTGCTGATCCTGTTGATCATCGCACGCTGGAAACTTTCAGGCGGCGGACGAACCGAGATCGAGGTCATCAGTCAGCAACCTCGCGCATACTTCTATGCGATCGACATTAATCGGGCATCGTGGGTCGAATGGGCTCAACTTGATGGCATTGGCGAGAAGCTGGCGCGTCGAATCGTGCAAGACCGAGACGAGAATGGCCCGTTCAAATCCATTGCCGAGATCGGGCGCGTGCGGGGATTGGGCCCAAAACTGATCGAAAAACTGCAACCGTTTCTACGGTGTCTCGACGTGACATCCGAGCCCGCAGATCAGAGTCCGTAA
- the fliN gene encoding flagellar motor switch protein FliN: MTQPSQSDRQSPAPASNRGSDPGRPIPSSSISLAGMESLLKAARENVANVSHATSHEELGPGDVQYFRGETTTTNLNLEQAMERGWFESPSPPDALLQHAERQLAEAMASPAHESLESRMALANATNSVGNIPRDLSAHRGLSLEDLGDLELNISIELGRTELLIEEVLKLREGAVVSLDKLAGDPVDIIANGRLVARGELLVIDGKFGVRLSEVL; this comes from the coding sequence ATGACGCAACCCTCTCAATCCGATCGACAGAGTCCGGCACCCGCTTCGAATCGGGGAAGTGATCCCGGGCGGCCGATACCTTCGTCGTCGATCTCTCTCGCTGGAATGGAGTCATTGCTGAAGGCCGCACGCGAGAACGTCGCGAATGTCTCGCATGCGACGTCGCATGAGGAATTGGGGCCGGGCGACGTGCAGTACTTTCGCGGCGAAACGACGACAACCAATCTCAATCTGGAGCAGGCCATGGAACGAGGCTGGTTCGAATCGCCATCGCCCCCAGATGCGTTGCTGCAGCATGCCGAGCGTCAATTGGCGGAGGCGATGGCATCGCCCGCACACGAGTCCCTTGAGTCTCGAATGGCTCTCGCGAACGCCACAAATTCCGTCGGGAACATACCCCGGGACTTGTCGGCCCATCGCGGCTTGTCGCTCGAAGACCTTGGAGATTTGGAACTGAATATCTCGATCGAACTCGGGCGGACTGAATTGTTGATTGAAGAGGTGTTGAAGCTGCGTGAGGGAGCTGTTGTGTCGCTGGACAAACTGGCCGGTGACCCTGTCGATATCATCGCCAACGGGCGTCTGGTTGCGCGCGGTGAGCTTCTGGTCATCGACGGGAAGTTCGGGGTCAGGTTGAGCGAAGTCCTGTGA
- a CDS encoding FliA/WhiG family RNA polymerase sigma factor — protein MKVATEEEIAQVWLDFKRDQSNQDLRNALIERFLPLVRYNAERVWAKLPDGVDLNDLISAGVFGLMDAIEAFDLDRGVKFETYCVPRIRGAMLDELRTMDWVPRLVRSKASKLEAARKEAEAELGRPPSDAEIAKKMGLPMEEYDKHKSEASAVNLVSLNKKWYETDSYKDVREIDIIEDTKGEDPTDGIQKRDVMKLVTKGLNRNERLIIILYYYEELTMKEIGTTLGLSESRVSQMHSSIVARLKDQLNRRRPEFAQ, from the coding sequence ATGAAGGTGGCGACGGAAGAAGAGATCGCTCAAGTCTGGCTGGACTTTAAGCGAGATCAATCCAATCAAGATTTGCGCAACGCACTCATCGAGCGCTTTTTGCCGCTCGTTCGATATAACGCGGAACGCGTCTGGGCCAAACTTCCTGACGGTGTGGATCTGAATGATCTCATCTCGGCGGGTGTGTTTGGATTGATGGATGCAATCGAGGCCTTCGATCTCGATCGCGGCGTGAAATTCGAAACCTACTGCGTTCCACGTATTCGTGGGGCCATGCTGGACGAACTCCGGACGATGGACTGGGTTCCGCGGCTGGTTCGCAGCAAGGCGAGCAAGCTGGAAGCGGCGCGCAAAGAAGCGGAAGCCGAACTCGGCCGTCCACCGTCAGATGCCGAAATCGCCAAGAAAATGGGCCTGCCGATGGAGGAGTACGACAAGCACAAGTCGGAAGCGTCGGCCGTGAATCTCGTCAGCCTCAACAAGAAGTGGTACGAGACCGACAGCTACAAGGATGTCCGAGAAATCGACATCATTGAAGATACCAAGGGCGAAGATCCCACCGACGGGATTCAAAAGCGTGACGTTATGAAGCTCGTCACGAAAGGCCTGAACCGTAACGAACGATTGATCATCATCCTCTACTATTACGAAGAGTTGACGATGAAAGAGATCGGTACGACGCTCGGTCTGTCGGAATCTCGGGTCAGCCAGATGCATTCCAGCATCGTCGCCCGGCTGAAGGATCAACTGAATCGCCGCCGCCCCGAATTCGCACAGTAG
- a CDS encoding P-loop NTPase → MMSQTPLTSTEQQRAGSDQAHGLRALVAQRRASNAGRTSTARTCRSIVVAGGKGGTGRSIVALNLAISLAQRGQAVGLLDASSEFGSIELLCGMNGYWNLSHVLQGCRQFDEVVHQGPLGIKIISGASCLTERFCERDSSRLGLNTVEQLLEFERTVDWLIVDASGASPTSSREFAWAADDLLVVATPETTAVAEAYASIKTFASGGSPRLGLLINQAESAAQAQQILDHLQHAAHSFLDVDLHRRGFIPRDSVVSASVSRREPFVLQSPKSAATAAMEQLAQRWTRPARRENEVCFFERLQKGDE, encoded by the coding sequence ATGATGTCACAAACACCCCTCACTTCGACCGAACAACAGCGTGCTGGCAGCGATCAGGCGCACGGCTTGCGAGCGCTTGTCGCGCAACGTCGGGCATCCAATGCGGGACGCACATCGACGGCTCGGACTTGTCGTTCGATTGTCGTTGCGGGGGGGAAAGGGGGCACTGGCCGCTCGATCGTTGCTCTGAATTTGGCGATTTCGCTGGCGCAGCGCGGTCAGGCGGTGGGATTGCTGGACGCGAGTTCGGAATTTGGCAGCATCGAACTATTGTGTGGCATGAACGGTTATTGGAACTTGTCGCACGTTCTTCAGGGGTGTCGGCAGTTTGATGAGGTGGTTCATCAGGGGCCCCTAGGCATCAAGATCATTTCCGGTGCGTCGTGCCTGACCGAGCGTTTCTGTGAGCGGGATTCGTCACGATTGGGGCTGAACACGGTGGAGCAGCTGCTGGAGTTTGAACGAACGGTGGACTGGCTAATCGTTGATGCCAGTGGGGCCAGTCCGACGAGTTCACGTGAATTCGCCTGGGCCGCCGATGACCTGTTGGTCGTTGCAACTCCCGAGACGACGGCGGTGGCTGAGGCCTACGCTTCCATCAAGACATTTGCGAGTGGTGGCAGCCCGCGACTGGGGCTGCTCATCAATCAGGCGGAATCTGCCGCCCAAGCGCAGCAGATCCTGGATCATCTGCAGCATGCGGCGCATTCCTTTCTGGACGTGGATCTGCATCGACGTGGTTTTATCCCGCGTGATTCCGTGGTCTCTGCGTCCGTGAGTCGGCGCGAACCGTTTGTCCTGCAATCACCGAAATCGGCAGCGACTGCCGCGATGGAACAGTTGGCACAGCGCTGGACTCGTCCAGCGCGGCGTGAGAATGAGGTTTGTTTTTTTGAACGACTGCAAAAGGGTGACGAGTGA
- the flhF gene encoding flagellar biosynthesis protein FlhF — MQRRIQTFRAATIDEALNLVRRELGQDAVVVESKEVSTRRLLPWPSTRQEIEVSAEPLTRRSLSRQSVSAKPSSGRMVRTLAESMSDVAIAPQRPAVAAPPMAAKARVELETAAPSEIPGYQKTLESLHAIAEQLERQSRPIGTANLPGELFQYYTALVAAEIEDDAARELISKLRQHAAPDALNSESSVQATLTALIEREMRCAPPIRPRAGRREIVTLVGPTGVGKTTTLAKLAGHFHLHEGLRIGLITVDTYRVAAVEQLQTYAEILQVPLRAASNPEELRTAIDEMDDVDLILIDTAGRSPFDAGRMNELRELLRVANSNHVLLVLSLAAGVSKLPAIAEKFAVAAPTSLVVTKLDENLGGGGLLTVARDIAYPVSYLTTGQDVPAQIESAHPNRLARLILGLDKIHPEMLS, encoded by the coding sequence ATGCAGCGCAGAATTCAAACTTTCCGAGCCGCGACCATTGACGAGGCTCTGAACCTCGTTCGTCGCGAGCTGGGGCAAGACGCCGTCGTCGTCGAATCGAAGGAAGTTTCGACACGTCGACTGCTGCCGTGGCCTTCGACGCGCCAAGAGATTGAAGTCAGTGCCGAACCTTTGACGCGACGATCGCTGTCGCGTCAGTCCGTTTCCGCTAAGCCGTCGTCAGGCCGAATGGTCCGAACGCTCGCAGAATCAATGTCGGATGTCGCGATTGCACCCCAGCGTCCAGCGGTTGCCGCGCCCCCGATGGCCGCCAAAGCACGGGTGGAACTTGAAACGGCGGCACCGTCCGAAATTCCCGGTTATCAGAAGACGCTTGAGTCATTGCATGCGATCGCCGAACAACTCGAACGTCAGTCGCGACCGATTGGCACGGCTAACTTGCCTGGCGAGCTATTCCAGTACTACACGGCGCTGGTCGCTGCGGAAATCGAAGACGATGCCGCTCGCGAATTGATTTCCAAGTTGCGACAGCATGCGGCACCTGATGCTCTGAATTCAGAGTCGTCGGTTCAAGCAACTTTGACGGCCCTGATTGAACGCGAGATGCGATGCGCCCCGCCGATTCGGCCGCGAGCCGGGCGACGCGAGATCGTGACTCTGGTCGGACCGACCGGCGTGGGCAAAACGACAACACTCGCCAAATTAGCAGGACATTTTCACCTGCACGAAGGCCTTCGTATCGGTCTGATCACTGTCGATACCTACCGCGTGGCTGCTGTGGAGCAACTGCAAACGTATGCGGAAATCCTGCAGGTGCCATTGCGGGCGGCATCAAATCCCGAAGAGTTGCGTACGGCGATCGATGAAATGGACGATGTTGACCTGATCCTGATCGATACGGCAGGTCGCAGTCCGTTTGACGCTGGCAGGATGAACGAACTGCGTGAGCTGCTGCGTGTCGCCAATTCCAACCATGTGCTGCTGGTCTTGAGTCTGGCGGCCGGTGTCAGCAAGTTGCCCGCAATTGCCGAGAAATTTGCGGTGGCGGCTCCGACTTCACTGGTGGTGACCAAATTGGACGAGAATCTGGGAGGAGGAGGGCTGCTAACGGTGGCTCGCGATATCGCCTATCCCGTCAGCTACCTTACCACGGGTCAAGACGTACCCGCTCAAATTGAATCGGCCCATCCGAATCGCTTGGCCCGTCTGATTTTGGGGCTCGACAAAATTCACCCCGAGATGCTGTCCTGA
- a CDS encoding flagellar biosynthesis protein FlhA, producing MPTDNGRGSRTAGGQSFGLVFPILIVLSVLVLVAPVPPIVLDLLLAANVTASVLVLLTTISVRQPLEFSVFPTLLLVTTLVRLVLNVASTRLILTRAHIAGTDAAGAVIEAFGQFVAQGQLLVGLILFCIVVVIQFVVVTKGSTRISEVAARFALDGMPGKQLAIDADLTAGFITAEQARERRAEIVEQADFYAAMDGAGKFVRGDAMAGILITLINLIGGMAIGVLQHHMSVGRALEVFATLTIGDGLVSQVSGFLIALAAGLLATRSSRESNLSQNVLHQLFRDPTSLLLAAAFSGGLAFTGLPMLPLLGLGLGCALLAWHLKQSALDATRTAQATPSSNVKTKLETAESPQPSAQRLNREVRPEDKLNVEPIELELGFRLIKLADPDAGGDLMERVTQLRTKIAQELGIILPKVKIRDCLRLKDSGYQIKLRDITVAAGDLRVDSLLAINPGGVSGELTGVEVVDPASGRPAVWIEPALAEQAKMFGYRVVEPAVVLISHLTDIVKSHSDELLTRQQVHQLLENLRRTSPKVVDELIPDLLKPSHVHQILCNLLRERVPVRDLETILQTLGDCAERTKDLAILTERTRQALSRTICQQYRDPSRTLRAITLDPALEDVLAGGFEFSERGLRVKLTPQVIDGVVQELTRQVKLFLRAGYPPVVICTPAVRPILRQITQASLSKLAVLSLNEVTRDTQVQPRGQVPINAIKLNLPRDVDQRLRQPLAALAAAH from the coding sequence ATGCCCACGGACAACGGTCGCGGTTCGCGCACAGCCGGCGGTCAATCGTTCGGATTGGTTTTTCCAATCCTGATCGTGTTGTCCGTTTTGGTATTGGTCGCGCCCGTACCGCCGATTGTCCTTGACCTGCTTCTGGCGGCGAATGTGACCGCTTCGGTGCTGGTGTTGTTGACGACAATCTCTGTGCGACAACCACTTGAATTCAGCGTGTTTCCCACGCTGCTTCTGGTGACGACGCTGGTTCGGCTGGTATTGAACGTGGCTTCGACGCGATTGATTCTGACGCGAGCCCATATCGCCGGAACGGATGCTGCAGGAGCGGTGATTGAAGCGTTTGGCCAGTTCGTCGCCCAAGGACAACTGCTCGTTGGACTCATTCTCTTCTGTATTGTGGTTGTCATTCAGTTCGTAGTGGTCACCAAGGGTTCCACGCGGATCAGCGAAGTGGCCGCACGATTCGCACTGGATGGGATGCCCGGCAAGCAACTCGCCATTGATGCCGATCTGACGGCAGGCTTTATCACGGCAGAACAAGCCCGCGAGCGGCGTGCTGAAATCGTCGAGCAGGCCGATTTTTATGCCGCCATGGATGGGGCAGGAAAGTTTGTGCGTGGCGATGCCATGGCGGGAATTCTGATCACATTGATCAATCTGATCGGCGGAATGGCGATCGGAGTTCTGCAGCATCATATGTCTGTCGGCCGCGCGCTAGAAGTCTTTGCGACCCTGACAATCGGTGACGGGTTGGTCTCACAGGTCTCCGGATTCTTGATTGCGTTGGCGGCAGGGCTTCTTGCGACCCGCTCATCGCGAGAATCGAATCTTTCTCAAAACGTCTTGCATCAGTTGTTTCGTGATCCGACGTCCTTGTTGCTTGCCGCTGCGTTCTCTGGCGGACTGGCGTTCACGGGATTGCCGATGTTACCGCTGCTGGGACTGGGATTGGGGTGTGCATTGCTGGCCTGGCATCTCAAGCAATCTGCATTGGATGCGACGCGCACGGCTCAGGCCACCCCATCGTCGAACGTCAAGACCAAGCTCGAAACGGCAGAGTCTCCTCAGCCATCCGCACAGCGGTTGAATCGTGAAGTGAGGCCCGAAGACAAGCTGAACGTGGAACCGATCGAATTGGAGTTGGGGTTCCGCCTGATCAAGTTGGCTGATCCCGATGCTGGTGGCGATCTGATGGAACGAGTTACCCAGTTGCGAACCAAGATTGCGCAGGAATTGGGAATCATTCTACCCAAGGTCAAAATCAGAGACTGTTTGCGACTCAAGGACAGCGGATATCAGATCAAGCTGCGGGATATCACCGTCGCCGCGGGCGATTTGCGGGTCGATTCGCTGCTCGCGATCAATCCGGGGGGTGTCAGCGGTGAACTGACCGGTGTCGAAGTTGTCGATCCTGCCAGCGGTCGTCCCGCGGTGTGGATTGAACCGGCGCTCGCCGAACAGGCAAAAATGTTTGGTTATCGCGTGGTGGAACCAGCTGTCGTGCTGATCTCGCATCTGACCGACATCGTCAAATCGCACTCTGACGAACTGCTGACACGGCAACAGGTTCATCAACTTCTGGAGAATCTGCGACGAACCTCACCCAAAGTTGTCGACGAATTGATTCCCGATTTGCTCAAACCGTCGCACGTGCATCAGATCCTCTGCAATCTCTTGCGAGAACGAGTTCCGGTCCGCGATCTGGAGACGATTCTGCAGACGTTGGGTGATTGTGCAGAGCGTACTAAGGATCTGGCGATTCTGACGGAGCGGACCCGACAGGCACTCAGTCGCACGATTTGCCAACAATACCGTGACCCTTCGCGAACACTACGGGCAATCACGCTCGACCCCGCTTTGGAAGATGTGTTGGCGGGTGGATTCGAATTCAGTGAACGTGGTCTTCGCGTGAAATTGACGCCGCAAGTGATTGATGGCGTCGTTCAGGAACTGACTCGACAAGTCAAGCTTTTCCTGCGTGCTGGTTATCCGCCCGTCGTGATATGCACGCCCGCCGTACGTCCAATCCTGCGACAGATCACGCAGGCAAGCCTGTCAAAGCTGGCGGTTCTGAGTCTCAACGAAGTGACCCGCGATACGCAGGTTCAGCCTCGAGGTCAAGTCCCCATCAATGCCATCAAACTGAACCTTCCACGCGACGTCGATCAACGGTTGCGACAACCGCTCGCCGCACTTGCTGCGGCGCACTGA
- the queF gene encoding preQ(1) synthase codes for MRHNMSFRSILETFPNPFPNRDYSIETICPEFTSVCPKTGQPDFGTLTLTYVPDQLCYELKSLKLYLQQFRNHGAFYEAVTNQILDDLVAVTKPRSMTLVGAFTPRGGIRTNVTVSYKPQI; via the coding sequence ATTCGCCACAACATGAGTTTTCGCAGCATTCTTGAAACCTTCCCCAATCCGTTCCCGAACCGCGACTACTCCATCGAGACGATCTGTCCCGAGTTCACCTCGGTATGCCCCAAGACGGGCCAACCTGATTTTGGCACTCTGACCCTGACTTACGTCCCCGATCAGCTTTGTTACGAACTGAAGTCGCTGAAGCTCTACCTACAGCAGTTCCGCAACCACGGCGCATTCTATGAAGCCGTGACCAATCAGATCCTGGACGACCTGGTTGCCGTGACCAAACCACGTTCGATGACATTGGTAGGAGCATTCACCCCCCGCGGTGGAATTCGAACGAACGTCACCGTCAGCTATAAACCGCAAATCTAG
- a CDS encoding VOC family protein yields MPHRRTWILSAGMMAVALSAFTLGSFANQKSETSNFATQTVDLGMVVSDIDKSLKFYKDVLGFSEVNGFKVPGQFAADTGLANQLELDVHVLVLGTGETATKVKLMSFKSSPGARVDNSFIHSSYGFRYLTIAVKDLNAAVTKANEAGGKLVAKCPVPLPAGFPAGLALANYRDPDGNLIELVGPWKK; encoded by the coding sequence ATGCCCCACCGCCGCACCTGGATTCTGTCTGCCGGTATGATGGCTGTTGCACTCAGCGCGTTTACGCTCGGTAGCTTTGCCAACCAAAAGTCGGAAACCTCGAACTTCGCCACGCAGACCGTCGATCTGGGGATGGTCGTCAGCGACATCGACAAATCGCTCAAGTTCTATAAAGACGTGCTGGGCTTCTCGGAAGTGAATGGGTTCAAGGTTCCAGGACAGTTTGCGGCGGACACCGGACTCGCGAATCAATTGGAACTCGACGTCCACGTCCTGGTGCTCGGCACCGGCGAAACGGCCACGAAGGTGAAGCTCATGAGCTTCAAGTCCTCGCCCGGTGCGCGCGTCGACAACTCATTCATCCACTCGTCGTACGGTTTTCGCTATCTGACGATCGCTGTGAAAGATCTGAATGCGGCCGTCACAAAGGCCAATGAAGCCGGCGGAAAGCTGGTTGCCAAGTGCCCCGTTCCACTGCCCGCAGGCTTTCCCGCCGGGCTGGCGCTGGCAAACTACCGCGATCCAGACGGAAATCTGATCGAACTGGTCGGCCCATGGAAGAAGTAA
- a CDS encoding PleD family two-component system response regulator, producing MVRIRCGLTTIVAMVMTLVSAVAPVAAQPKPPQEKSSTFDRSPLLKEPKTPEEMFAATLLTVDLIRPDLAVKYFDQFEAAEPDDELLLKLRDQYGTGDFLKLARTKELQPRSAALLERLNAAARKQAEDPDFLAGLVQNYLQAKNRELAFVELRNAGVNAVPEILKQLSLSEATDQQDALFRALTKMGDLVIPPMLGALDSPKERIQISAVDVLNWLDASVAIPYLWFPAFDENQPVGFRTAAKRTLAKLLKGSPERAAQLSSIDASNELRRLARLYYRNPGASPIDDNGQISLWYWKDSAGTVAQQTYPPDIAGLLLSARFARQALSLSPDSPEPQRQYLGALLGLEVTRNGWDKPRVASPDSALYLAMTAGEEMVSQVLSEALEAGQSPTALAALEVLSQNGSREQLSSQKGVKSPVIAALNSPDPRVQFAAATTILKLDPKTAFSGSTRVVSILARALTDPGKSRAIVIDADGQRASQTAGFLADHGYDSVVCATGREGFEQAATSAGVEVIVINVNCMRWDLTQTLANLRADARTAATPIVIYGPSANREDVSRVMARSAPATFVAQSPTASDFLAQFVPFMANQKTPPLSDHERSLQKGAAVYWLAIIGSGNMSRLFDISQAEKELELAVEDPAVAMNALVALGSIPARAAQQKLAYVALNAQVDDALREAASGQLAYHIQRHGLLLTRDEVIRLQAGWKQTDRPGVKSALASVMGSLRPDAAIVGERLRQFPVPPAN from the coding sequence ATGGTCCGAATTCGGTGTGGGCTGACCACGATCGTGGCGATGGTGATGACTCTGGTCTCTGCCGTCGCACCGGTCGCTGCGCAGCCAAAGCCGCCACAAGAAAAGTCGTCAACGTTTGACCGGTCACCGCTACTGAAAGAACCCAAAACGCCAGAAGAGATGTTTGCGGCAACTCTGCTGACGGTCGATTTGATCCGGCCGGACCTTGCCGTCAAATATTTTGACCAGTTTGAAGCCGCCGAACCTGATGACGAATTGCTGCTGAAGCTGCGCGATCAGTATGGTACGGGTGATTTTTTGAAGCTGGCCCGCACGAAAGAGCTGCAACCGCGTTCGGCGGCGCTGCTTGAACGATTGAATGCGGCCGCACGAAAGCAGGCGGAAGATCCGGATTTTCTTGCCGGGCTGGTTCAGAACTATCTGCAGGCGAAGAATCGTGAACTGGCTTTTGTCGAACTTCGAAATGCTGGCGTGAATGCGGTTCCCGAAATTTTGAAGCAGTTGTCACTGTCCGAGGCGACCGATCAGCAGGATGCCCTCTTTCGAGCACTGACCAAGATGGGCGACCTGGTCATCCCGCCGATGCTGGGCGCGTTGGATTCTCCCAAAGAGCGGATTCAGATATCGGCCGTGGACGTCTTGAACTGGCTGGATGCGTCCGTCGCAATTCCCTATCTGTGGTTCCCCGCCTTTGACGAGAACCAGCCGGTTGGTTTCAGGACGGCGGCGAAACGCACGCTGGCGAAGCTGTTAAAAGGTTCGCCTGAACGAGCGGCTCAACTTTCTTCGATCGACGCTTCGAATGAATTAAGGCGACTTGCCAGGCTGTACTATCGAAATCCTGGAGCGTCTCCTATTGACGATAACGGGCAAATTTCGCTTTGGTATTGGAAGGACAGCGCGGGTACGGTCGCTCAGCAGACGTATCCACCTGACATTGCGGGGTTACTCTTGTCGGCGCGGTTTGCCCGTCAGGCGTTGTCCTTATCTCCTGACAGTCCAGAGCCTCAACGCCAGTATTTGGGGGCATTGCTGGGGCTGGAAGTGACACGCAACGGCTGGGACAAGCCACGCGTCGCATCGCCCGATTCGGCGTTATATTTGGCGATGACGGCGGGCGAAGAGATGGTTTCGCAGGTTCTGTCTGAAGCGCTCGAAGCGGGGCAATCGCCGACGGCGTTGGCTGCACTGGAGGTTCTTAGCCAGAACGGCAGCCGTGAACAGCTTTCGTCGCAGAAGGGGGTGAAGTCACCCGTCATCGCGGCGCTGAATTCGCCAGATCCGCGCGTTCAATTTGCGGCAGCAACCACGATTCTGAAGCTTGATCCCAAAACGGCTTTTAGCGGATCGACGCGTGTTGTGAGCATCCTGGCCCGTGCCTTGACCGATCCTGGAAAATCGCGAGCGATCGTGATTGACGCCGATGGTCAACGCGCCAGCCAGACGGCGGGATTCCTTGCCGATCACGGCTATGACAGTGTGGTGTGCGCCACGGGACGCGAGGGATTCGAGCAGGCCGCGACGTCCGCAGGGGTTGAAGTCATCGTGATCAATGTGAACTGCATGCGATGGGATTTGACGCAAACCCTGGCCAATCTGCGTGCCGATGCGCGCACCGCGGCGACGCCGATCGTGATTTATGGTCCGTCGGCGAATCGCGAAGATGTCAGTCGAGTGATGGCTCGAAGCGCTCCCGCGACGTTTGTTGCGCAATCCCCGACCGCTTCGGATTTCCTGGCGCAGTTCGTGCCGTTCATGGCGAATCAGAAGACTCCGCCACTTTCCGATCATGAGCGGAGTTTGCAAAAAGGCGCTGCGGTCTACTGGTTGGCCATCATCGGTAGCGGGAACATGTCACGGCTGTTCGATATCAGCCAGGCCGAGAAAGAACTGGAACTGGCCGTCGAAGATCCCGCGGTGGCGATGAATGCCTTGGTCGCGCTGGGAAGTATTCCCGCCCGGGCGGCTCAGCAAAAACTGGCCTACGTTGCACTGAATGCGCAGGTCGACGACGCCCTTCGTGAAGCCGCCTCGGGGCAATTGGCCTATCACATTCAGCGACATGGGTTGTTATTGACGCGAGATGAAGTCATTCGCCTTCAGGCGGGATGGAAACAGACGGATCGCCCCGGTGTGAAATCGGCGCTTGCGAGTGTGATGGGTTCGCTTCGTCCGGATGCGGCGATCGTTGGCGAGCGGTTGCGGCAGTTCCCGGTCCCCCCGGCCAACTGA
- a CDS encoding PIN/TRAM domain-containing protein yields the protein MLIFLRVVYVLICAGAAVALVQNPAAPAFINSNQGVFFVLILLMTQIVTLIDIVFPRKRLDVITAIYFGLLVGWLLAFQLQYAAQAFMTSVGVGTEKGVDGKIENPVARVIGGIAGIMLPYICISFLLQTKDDFRFVIPYVEFAKEIKGGRPLVIDTSALIDGRIADVMDTNIFDTELIVPSFVLEELQNIADSQDKNRRTRGRRGLDVLTKLQQKPKVEVRMLEVREKDDLAHSVDQRIVALAKRMSGRVVTNDFNLNKVASVQGVEVINLNDVANALKPRYLPGEQLHIKVMREGESFGQGVGYLDDGTMVVCEQASTLIGKEIDVVVTSMLQNSAGRMIFGRLLNSPVSATR from the coding sequence ATGCTGATTTTTCTGCGTGTTGTGTACGTTCTGATCTGCGCCGGGGCCGCAGTGGCATTGGTTCAAAATCCGGCGGCACCGGCATTTATTAATTCGAATCAGGGGGTCTTTTTTGTCCTGATTCTGCTGATGACGCAGATTGTGACGTTGATCGACATCGTCTTTCCAAGGAAGCGTCTAGATGTCATTACGGCGATTTACTTCGGACTTTTGGTCGGCTGGTTGTTAGCGTTTCAACTGCAATATGCGGCACAAGCGTTCATGACGTCCGTGGGGGTCGGTACCGAAAAAGGCGTCGATGGCAAGATCGAGAACCCCGTTGCGCGTGTGATCGGCGGTATCGCGGGGATCATGCTGCCTTACATCTGTATCTCGTTTTTGCTGCAGACTAAGGATGATTTTCGTTTCGTAATTCCTTATGTCGAGTTCGCCAAAGAGATCAAAGGAGGAAGGCCGCTCGTCATTGATACGAGCGCACTGATTGATGGGCGGATTGCGGACGTGATGGATACGAACATCTTTGATACCGAGTTAATTGTACCCAGTTTTGTCTTGGAGGAACTGCAGAACATTGCGGACAGCCAGGACAAGAATCGTCGAACGCGCGGGCGACGCGGTCTCGACGTTTTGACGAAGCTCCAGCAGAAGCCGAAGGTCGAAGTTCGGATGCTCGAAGTGCGCGAGAAGGACGATTTGGCGCATTCGGTCGACCAACGGATCGTCGCGTTGGCAAAGCGAATGAGCGGTCGTGTCGTCACGAACGATTTCAACCTGAACAAAGTTGCTAGTGTGCAGGGGGTCGAAGTCATTAATCTGAACGATGTCGCCAACGCTTTGAAACCACGGTACCTGCCAGGTGAGCAACTGCACATCAAGGTGATGCGTGAAGGCGAATCGTTCGGCCAGGGCGTGGGCTATCTGGATGACGGCACAATGGTCGTTTGCGAGCAGGCTTCGACGTTAATTGGCAAAGAAATCGACGTCGTGGTGACGAGCATGCTTCAGAACAGCGCCGGCCGTATGATCTTCGGTCGTCTGCTGAACTCACCCGTCTCGGCAACACGATAA